In one window of Verrucomicrobiota bacterium DNA:
- a CDS encoding KamA family radical SAM protein, which yields MHDISLGSGEEPPADSRLDLLKKFRSAGRGFWRDVSDAHWNDWRWQLRNRITTIEQLERLMPTLTPEERAGAVLSSTKLAMAITPYFFNLIDLADENCPIRRQVIPRIEETSTAPWEMADPCGEDSHSPVPGLVHRYPDRVLFLVTDRCAAYCRYCTRSRLVSNAAGYDFHPEFDRQIQYIREHPEVRDVLLSGGDPLLFSDEKLEHLLSQLRAIPHVEFLRIGTRIPIFLPQRITPELCAMLKKLHPLFISIHTNHPRELTTEVRDALGRLADAGIPLGNQSVLLRHVNDNVTVMKALVQKLLMCRVKPYYIYQCDPISGSAHLRASIRKGLEIMDGLRGHTTGYAVPQYVIDAPGGGGKVPINPEYILSHNADRVVLRNYEGKVFEYVVGAKSAPQYKASENFSVPELF from the coding sequence ATGCATGATATTTCATTGGGTAGCGGCGAGGAGCCGCCAGCGGATTCAAGATTAGACCTCCTGAAAAAATTTCGATCGGCCGGGCGCGGGTTTTGGCGCGACGTCTCCGACGCTCACTGGAACGACTGGCGGTGGCAACTCAGAAACCGGATCACGACCATCGAGCAATTGGAGCGGCTGATGCCCACGCTCACGCCGGAGGAACGCGCGGGCGCGGTCCTTTCGAGCACCAAACTCGCCATGGCCATCACGCCCTATTTCTTCAACTTGATCGATCTGGCGGACGAAAATTGCCCCATCCGCCGGCAGGTTATTCCGCGCATCGAGGAAACCAGCACCGCGCCCTGGGAAATGGCCGACCCTTGTGGCGAAGATTCTCATTCGCCCGTGCCCGGACTCGTGCATCGCTATCCCGACCGCGTGTTGTTTCTGGTGACTGATCGTTGCGCCGCCTACTGCCGTTACTGCACGCGCTCACGGCTCGTGAGTAATGCCGCCGGCTATGATTTTCATCCGGAGTTTGATCGGCAAATCCAATACATCCGCGAACACCCGGAAGTGCGCGATGTGCTGCTCAGTGGCGGCGACCCGCTGTTGTTCAGTGACGAGAAACTTGAACATCTCCTGAGCCAGTTGCGCGCAATCCCGCACGTCGAGTTTCTCCGCATCGGCACGCGCATCCCGATTTTTCTGCCGCAACGCATCACACCGGAATTGTGCGCGATGCTGAAAAAGCTTCATCCGCTGTTCATCAGCATCCACACGAATCATCCGCGCGAACTCACCACCGAAGTGCGCGATGCGCTCGGTCGTCTGGCCGACGCCGGCATCCCGCTCGGCAACCAGTCTGTGCTTCTCCGCCACGTCAATGACAACGTGACTGTGATGAAGGCGCTCGTGCAGAAACTGCTGATGTGCCGTGTGAAGCCATATTACATCTATCAATGTGATCCGATCTCCGGCTCAGCCCACTTGCGCGCCAGCATCCGCAAGGGGCTTGAGATCATGGACGGTCTGCGCGGTCACACGACCGGCTACGCCGTGCCACAGTACGTGATCGATGCGCCCGGTGGGGGCGGCAAGGTGCCGATCAATCCCGAATATATTTTGAGCCACAACGCCGACCGCGTGGTCCTTCGCAACTACGAAGGCAAAGTCTTCGAGTATGTCGTGGGTGCTAAGAGCGCGCCGCAGTACAAAGCCTCGGAGAATTTCAGCGTGCCGGAGTTGTTTTGA
- a CDS encoding SBBP repeat-containing protein — protein sequence MNNYRPRFGLLASIVVPLCASISINMAQADAPTFRWAQKAGGVANDYASRVAIDPDGNTFVVGTTESTNAIIGSFVLTNSGVFIAKFDAAGVAQWVKQIGPRTNLGATQTQRIGTDEAGNSYVTSTFLRFVDFGGTSLTNGGNSGRDVFIAKYDGAGNLVWATQAGGNGVTNTVSDAGFAVDATGNTFITGRYGPTPCYFGTNVLGTNNGYVSSYVAKCDPAGNWVWARDPNGLPSSNFADPAAITVESSYNYYLCGSFQSTTVTFGSFTLTNAGNQDAFVIKCDNEGTVLWARRAGGSDWDGAIDLKLDALGNAYVLGYANANASTLSPITIDGLTVTNAGFFLLKYDASGTTIWARNASDFGPGLIIYPEGTFGIAVDAVGNSYLSGRFFNTLAFDGIILTNVGGSYTNPNGYPSAFVAKYDVSGGALWGKQFGGGKDFSGNYIDVFSGISADAEGNCAVIGYFSLTNAPFDNITLSTSGNDDVFVARIDADPPRLNIILARNTAVISWPTNQPGFQLESATALPAGTNWSPVTNLVGIVGYRNFVTNEVAADAQFFRLQR from the coding sequence ATGAACAATTACAGACCTCGCTTTGGGTTGCTCGCCTCGATCGTCGTTCCCTTGTGCGCATCCATCTCAATCAACATGGCGCAGGCGGACGCGCCCACCTTCCGCTGGGCACAGAAAGCGGGTGGAGTCGCAAACGATTATGCATCTCGTGTTGCCATTGATCCTGATGGCAATACGTTTGTTGTCGGCACAACCGAAAGTACCAATGCCATTATCGGCAGCTTCGTGCTGACTAACAGCGGCGTCTTCATCGCGAAGTTTGACGCCGCTGGCGTCGCGCAGTGGGTGAAACAGATCGGGCCTCGTACCAATCTCGGCGCCACACAAACTCAAAGAATCGGGACGGATGAAGCTGGCAACAGTTATGTGACCAGCACGTTCCTTCGGTTTGTCGATTTTGGCGGAACTTCACTCACGAATGGTGGCAACTCAGGTAGAGACGTGTTCATAGCGAAGTATGACGGTGCGGGCAACTTGGTCTGGGCCACCCAAGCCGGGGGGAATGGCGTAACAAACACCGTCTCGGATGCGGGCTTTGCCGTGGATGCGACTGGAAATACTTTCATTACTGGACGGTATGGTCCAACGCCGTGCTATTTCGGCACGAATGTGCTCGGAACAAACAACGGTTATGTCAGCAGTTATGTTGCGAAGTGCGACCCGGCAGGTAATTGGGTCTGGGCCAGAGACCCGAACGGCTTGCCATCCTCCAATTTCGCCGACCCCGCGGCCATCACCGTCGAATCGTCGTACAACTACTATCTTTGTGGATCATTCCAATCGACAACTGTGACGTTCGGATCCTTCACATTAACAAACGCTGGAAACCAAGATGCATTTGTAATCAAGTGCGACAATGAAGGGACTGTCCTATGGGCAAGACGAGCAGGGGGCAGCGATTGGGATGGTGCCATTGATCTCAAGCTGGATGCCTTGGGAAACGCGTACGTTTTAGGCTATGCCAATGCCAACGCTTCAACATTGAGTCCCATTACTATCGACGGCTTGACTGTGACGAACGCGGGATTTTTCCTGCTAAAATACGATGCGAGTGGCACTACAATCTGGGCCCGGAATGCGTCTGACTTCGGTCCTGGCCTCATCATTTATCCGGAAGGTACGTTTGGAATTGCAGTGGACGCGGTGGGAAATTCCTACTTGAGTGGGCGATTTTTCAATACTCTCGCATTCGATGGCATTATTCTCACGAATGTTGGAGGCAGTTATACTAACCCAAATGGATACCCATCCGCATTTGTCGCTAAATACGATGTCTCCGGCGGGGCGTTGTGGGGCAAACAATTCGGAGGCGGAAAAGATTTCAGCGGCAACTACATCGATGTTTTCTCTGGGATCTCTGCGGACGCTGAGGGCAACTGCGCCGTAATCGGTTACTTTTCACTTACCAACGCTCCGTTTGACAACATCACGCTATCAACCAGCGGCAACGATGACGTCTTTGTAGCGCGCATCGACGCCGACCCACCGCGGCTCAATATCATTCTTGCACGGAACACCGCCGTCATCTCTTGGCCGACAAATCAACCGGGTTTCCAACTCGAAAGCGCAACCGCTTTGCCAGCGGGTACCAACTGGTCACCAGTGACAAATCTAGTCGGGATCGTTGGCTATCGGAACTTCGTTACGAATGAAGTTGCGGCTGACGCCCAATTCTTCCGATTGCAGAGGTAG
- a CDS encoding peptidylprolyl isomerase, with protein sequence MNKPKKIVALLLGITALALTSLTAAEKPADKPEAKDAPAKTDAAPAAKPAPLFADPVIVKGKGFELKRSQLDEVATGLKATMAARGQNVTEGQAALLEKQLLERLIQIQLLLTKATDADKTKGKEMSEKRFATFKSRAPSEEVLVRQLKSMGMTVEQMQARLLDEATGEAVLERELKSKITVTDDQVKKYYDENPAQFEEPEMVRASHILLGTRDSITGGELSEEKKAAKKKEMEDILKRARAGEDFAKLAKEFSEDTGSKDKGGEYTFPRGQMVPEFEKVAFALGTNQISDIVTTQFGYHVIKLSEKKPARKVPLAEVTKEVKDGLTNQEVQKQLPEYFEKLKKEANVEILDEKLKANDNPPAAVEKPAEKPAPKPENK encoded by the coding sequence ATGAACAAACCAAAAAAAATCGTCGCCCTTTTGCTCGGCATTACAGCGCTTGCTTTAACGAGTCTGACCGCCGCCGAGAAACCGGCCGACAAACCGGAGGCGAAAGATGCGCCCGCCAAGACCGACGCCGCTCCTGCCGCCAAACCCGCGCCGCTGTTTGCTGATCCCGTCATCGTGAAGGGCAAGGGTTTTGAACTAAAGCGCAGCCAGTTGGACGAGGTTGCGACCGGGCTGAAGGCCACCATGGCGGCGCGCGGTCAAAACGTCACGGAGGGCCAGGCGGCGTTGCTCGAAAAACAATTGCTGGAGCGCCTGATTCAAATCCAGCTTCTGCTCACCAAGGCCACGGACGCCGACAAAACCAAAGGCAAGGAAATGAGCGAAAAACGTTTCGCCACTTTCAAGAGCCGCGCGCCTTCGGAAGAAGTGCTGGTCCGCCAGTTGAAGTCCATGGGCATGACGGTGGAGCAAATGCAAGCCCGGCTGCTCGACGAGGCCACGGGCGAGGCGGTTTTGGAACGTGAACTGAAATCCAAAATCACCGTGACCGATGACCAGGTCAAAAAATATTACGACGAGAACCCCGCGCAATTCGAAGAGCCGGAGATGGTGCGCGCCAGTCACATCCTGCTCGGCACCCGCGACTCCATCACCGGCGGAGAGTTGTCAGAGGAAAAAAAGGCGGCGAAGAAAAAGGAGATGGAGGACATCCTGAAGCGCGCCCGCGCCGGCGAGGATTTTGCCAAGCTGGCCAAGGAATTCTCGGAGGACACCGGTTCGAAGGACAAGGGCGGCGAATACACGTTTCCGCGCGGCCAAATGGTGCCCGAGTTTGAAAAAGTCGCGTTTGCGCTCGGCACGAATCAAATCAGCGACATCGTCACCACGCAGTTTGGCTATCACGTCATCAAGCTGAGCGAAAAGAAACCGGCGCGCAAGGTGCCGTTGGCCGAGGTGACCAAGGAAGTCAAAGACGGCCTGACGAATCAAGAAGTTCAAAAGCAGTTGCCGGAGTATTTCGAGAAACTCAAGAAGGAGGCGAACGTGGAGATTCTGGATGAGAAGCTGAAGGCGAACGATAATCCACCGGCAGCCGTGGAGAAACCTGCGGAGAAGCCCGCTCCAAAACCAGAGAACAAATAA
- a CDS encoding immunoglobulin domain-containing protein, producing MKKILSIGAVTALATVWAHSTILLNDSFSYTNGPLVTVSGGKWIHHSPSGSATGEVAVASEQIILNRSNAEDVSALLAGQPYSSAGTTNIFYASFTVRFTTLPSAGGNYFAHFKDAGASSGFGARVWAFTSAAAPGMFRLGISSTSSTIISATNPTDLALNTDYQVVTRLVNSNSIATLWINPASESDPSISSAEAPATVTVATYAFREDSGIGVMSIDDLRVGTTFAEVLTNTSPSPPTILTQLQSQTVTEGGTAMFSVVADGTAPLSYQWKFGGTNLTSETNSSLTLFSVTTNHAGDYIAYVTNSVGWTNSQPATLTVNPRSSSNGFAFSLLTYNVRGNGATNWSTNSPQVQAIGRQMQYLTPDIITFNEIPWDFRYEMTNFITAFLPGYHLAISSGTDGFICSAIASRYSITRSNKWLDGADLKPFGYTNTSTANADNFTRDLFEAQIDVPGFNRPLHIFTTHLKATGTNYSDSAAKRAAEAAAITNFFATNLFVLYPYDPYTLSGDMNESDTNALAIQRLLSAPTGLRLTNPTNPFTGSFNTYSTATANPGERIDYILPGNLLFTNIAGGQVFRTDKLNPVPPNLNSNDDKVASDHLPVMMVFNNPYLTPFQIVSINVSNQLVTLNWEAISNRQYRVDVSSNLVDWVSLADSQTATGTNFVFSTNVTDSPQFFRVLRLP from the coding sequence GTGAAAAAGATTCTTTCGATTGGCGCGGTGACTGCGCTCGCTACGGTCTGGGCACACAGCACGATTCTTCTCAACGATTCCTTCTCCTACACCAACGGCCCACTGGTGACCGTCAGCGGAGGCAAATGGATTCACCACAGTCCGTCTGGTTCGGCGACTGGCGAAGTTGCCGTCGCATCGGAACAAATCATTCTGAATCGCAGCAACGCAGAGGATGTCAGCGCGTTGCTGGCGGGCCAACCTTACTCTTCGGCTGGCACAACCAACATTTTCTACGCAAGTTTCACCGTTCGATTTACAACCCTGCCATCGGCTGGTGGTAATTACTTTGCGCACTTCAAGGACGCCGGGGCGAGCTCAGGTTTTGGCGCGCGCGTCTGGGCCTTCACGAGCGCAGCCGCGCCCGGAATGTTCCGGCTCGGCATTTCCTCCACCAGCAGCACGATCATCAGCGCCACCAACCCGACTGATCTCGCGCTCAACACCGATTATCAGGTGGTCACGCGCCTAGTGAACAGCAATTCAATCGCTACGCTCTGGATCAACCCTGCTTCGGAATCCGATCCCAGCATTTCCAGCGCGGAAGCTCCCGCTACAGTCACGGTGGCGACTTACGCCTTTCGCGAGGATTCGGGAATCGGCGTCATGTCAATCGATGATCTGCGGGTGGGCACAACGTTCGCCGAAGTGTTGACCAACACGTCGCCTTCGCCACCGACCATCCTCACGCAACTCCAGAGCCAGACCGTCACGGAGGGAGGCACGGCGATGTTTAGCGTCGTTGCTGACGGCACCGCGCCGTTGAGTTACCAGTGGAAATTTGGCGGGACGAATCTGACGTCAGAGACGAACTCATCGCTGACGTTGTTCAGCGTCACGACGAATCATGCCGGTGATTACATCGCTTACGTCACCAACTCCGTCGGTTGGACCAACAGCCAGCCGGCGACGCTGACGGTCAACCCGCGTTCGAGTTCCAACGGTTTCGCGTTTTCATTGCTCACCTACAATGTCAGAGGTAATGGCGCAACGAATTGGAGCACGAATTCGCCGCAGGTGCAGGCCATCGGTCGCCAGATGCAGTATCTGACTCCAGACATCATCACTTTCAATGAAATCCCTTGGGACTTCAGATACGAGATGACCAATTTCATCACCGCGTTTCTGCCCGGCTACCATCTGGCCATCAGTTCAGGTACCGACGGTTTCATCTGCAGCGCCATCGCCAGCCGCTATTCCATCACGCGCTCCAACAAATGGCTGGACGGCGCGGACCTGAAACCATTCGGCTACACCAACACTTCGACCGCGAACGCGGATAATTTCACGCGCGACTTGTTTGAGGCACAGATCGATGTGCCAGGTTTCAATCGACCGCTGCACATTTTCACAACGCACTTGAAAGCCACGGGCACAAACTACTCCGACTCGGCGGCCAAACGCGCCGCTGAAGCCGCGGCCATCACTAATTTTTTTGCAACGAACCTTTTTGTTCTTTATCCATACGATCCGTACACGTTGTCGGGCGACATGAACGAATCGGACACGAACGCCCTTGCGATTCAGCGGCTCTTGAGCGCGCCGACCGGCTTGCGGCTGACGAACCCGACCAACCCGTTCACCGGCAGCTTCAACACGTATTCCACCGCCACAGCCAATCCGGGCGAGCGCATTGACTACATCCTGCCCGGCAATCTGCTGTTTACGAACATCGCCGGCGGGCAGGTGTTCCGCACGGACAAGCTGAATCCCGTGCCGCCCAACTTGAACAGCAACGACGACAAGGTGGCTTCCGATCATCTTCCGGTGATGATGGTTTTCAACAATCCCTACCTGACCCCGTTCCAGATCGTCTCAATCAACGTGAGCAATCAACTGGTCACGCTGAACTGGGAAGCCATCAGCAACCGGCAATATCGGGTGGACGTTTCGTCGAATCTGGTCGATTGGGTGAGCTTGGCTGACAGCCAGACCGCGACGGGAACAAACTTCGTCTTCAGCACCAACGTGACGGATAGCCCGCAGTTTTTCCGGGTCTTACGACTGCCGTGA
- a CDS encoding DUF1844 domain-containing protein: MNETPAHDNAPAYASGEEMRSALFANMIVQQTNLAMMLLGKVPHPETGQHIRELDGAKMFIDQLEMLEVKTKGNLEKQEEALLKQSLMMLHLAYVEAVNAPAHQTTATANKPGATTPTEPATSATANPPSVPASEEESRKKFSKKY, from the coding sequence ATGAACGAAACACCCGCACACGACAACGCGCCGGCCTACGCCAGCGGCGAAGAAATGAGGTCCGCTCTGTTCGCCAACATGATCGTTCAACAAACCAACCTGGCGATGATGCTGCTGGGCAAAGTGCCGCATCCGGAAACCGGCCAACACATCCGGGAACTGGATGGCGCAAAAATGTTCATCGATCAATTGGAAATGCTGGAGGTCAAAACCAAGGGCAACCTGGAAAAGCAGGAGGAAGCCCTGCTCAAGCAAAGCCTGATGATGCTGCACCTGGCTTATGTGGAAGCCGTCAACGCGCCGGCACATCAGACGACGGCCACAGCGAACAAGCCAGGAGCCACCACGCCCACCGAACCGGCTACCAGCGCCACAGCGAACCCGCCATCCGTTCCAGCCAGCGAAGAAGAATCGCGAAAGAAGTTTTCCAAGAAGTATTGA
- a CDS encoding phosphoglycerate dehydrogenase, with the protein MNVLICDPISPKGIALLQQRPEFKVTVLQKRLPEAELLPLVADAVAMVVRSETKVTRKVIEAASKLRVVGRAGVGVDNVDVEAATQRGIVVMNTPSGNTISTAELTFSMLMALARKIPQAHASMKAGEWNRKVFQGVELYNKTLGILGMGRIGSEVARRAIVFGMRVLAYDPYLTLSRANAMQVELTELNDIFARADFITVHMPLSDETKGMLNAAAFAKMKRGVRVLNCARGGILNEADLFAAIQSGQVAGAALDVYETEPPPGNFPLRDLPQVIMTPHLGASTEEAQENVGIEVAEAITDYLLNGAVRNAVNLPNLDAKTYALVKPYLNLAEKLGRLIAQLAPKRNERLVITYGGKATEVPGDPITRFVLKGFLESAGGKDVNQVNVRTLANSLGLRVEEIKSNEETDFSQWLHVAVYAGDQKISAGGTFYGTKNQPRIVRLNGQPVEIVPEGVLFLMNNKDRPGIVGYLGTLMGRHNVNIASMSLGRDIAGGHALTVLNLDSVPPPAVLEEIQKDPDISNVRVVKL; encoded by the coding sequence ATGAACGTTTTGATTTGCGACCCCATTTCGCCCAAAGGGATTGCGCTGCTGCAACAACGACCGGAGTTCAAGGTCACTGTGTTGCAGAAGCGGCTGCCCGAGGCGGAGTTGTTGCCGTTGGTGGCCGATGCGGTCGCCATGGTGGTCCGGTCTGAAACCAAGGTGACCCGCAAGGTCATCGAAGCCGCGTCAAAGCTGCGCGTCGTCGGTCGCGCCGGTGTGGGCGTTGATAATGTCGATGTCGAGGCCGCCACGCAACGCGGCATCGTGGTGATGAACACGCCGAGCGGTAACACCATCTCAACCGCGGAACTGACCTTCTCCATGTTGATGGCGCTGGCGCGCAAGATCCCCCAGGCCCATGCGTCGATGAAAGCCGGTGAATGGAACCGTAAAGTGTTTCAGGGGGTGGAACTTTACAACAAAACCCTCGGCATCCTCGGCATGGGGCGCATCGGCAGCGAAGTGGCCCGGCGCGCCATCGTCTTCGGCATGCGCGTGCTGGCTTACGATCCGTACCTGACGTTGTCCCGCGCTAATGCCATGCAGGTGGAGTTGACCGAACTGAACGACATTTTCGCCCGGGCTGATTTCATCACGGTGCACATGCCCTTGAGCGATGAAACCAAAGGCATGCTCAACGCCGCGGCGTTTGCGAAGATGAAGCGCGGTGTGCGCGTCCTCAACTGCGCCCGCGGCGGCATCCTCAACGAGGCCGACTTGTTCGCCGCGATTCAAAGCGGCCAGGTGGCGGGCGCGGCGCTGGATGTTTATGAAACCGAACCGCCGCCGGGAAATTTTCCGTTGCGCGATTTGCCGCAGGTCATCATGACGCCGCACCTCGGCGCGAGCACCGAGGAAGCGCAGGAAAATGTCGGCATTGAAGTGGCGGAAGCCATCACTGATTATTTGCTGAACGGCGCCGTGCGCAACGCCGTCAATCTTCCCAACCTCGACGCCAAGACCTACGCGCTCGTGAAGCCGTATTTGAATCTCGCGGAAAAACTCGGGCGACTGATCGCGCAACTGGCGCCCAAGCGCAACGAGCGGCTCGTGATCACTTATGGCGGCAAGGCGACGGAAGTGCCCGGCGATCCGATCACCCGTTTTGTGCTGAAAGGATTTCTCGAATCGGCGGGCGGCAAGGATGTCAACCAGGTCAACGTCCGCACGCTCGCCAACTCGCTGGGGTTGCGCGTCGAAGAAATCAAGTCCAACGAGGAAACCGATTTCAGCCAATGGTTGCATGTGGCGGTTTACGCCGGCGATCAGAAGATTTCTGCGGGCGGCACGTTTTACGGAACAAAAAACCAGCCGCGCATTGTCCGCCTGAACGGTCAGCCGGTGGAAATTGTGCCGGAAGGCGTGTTGTTTCTGATGAACAACAAGGACCGGCCCGGCATCGTTGGTTACCTCGGCACGCTGATGGGCCGGCATAACGTAAACATTGCGAGCATGAGTCTGGGACGCGATATTGCCGGTGGCCATGCTTTGACCGTGTTGAATCTCGACAGCGTGCCGCCGCCGGCGGTATTGGAGGAAATCCAGAAAGACCCGGACATCAGCAACGTGCGCGTGGTGAAGCTTTAG
- a CDS encoding zinc ribbon domain-containing protein, which yields MPTYEYVCEKCNHQFEKVQSIADKPLTVCPKELCGIKKWGKGKVKRAIVSGAGLIFKGTGFYITDYRSEKYKEAAKKDIAPAAAPAADSKPSGESKPAKTESKPESKVAKTSSAKKT from the coding sequence ATGCCGACTTACGAGTACGTCTGTGAGAAGTGTAATCATCAATTTGAGAAAGTTCAGTCCATCGCCGACAAGCCGTTGACGGTGTGCCCGAAGGAACTTTGCGGTATAAAAAAGTGGGGCAAGGGCAAAGTCAAACGGGCCATTGTCTCCGGCGCCGGTCTGATTTTCAAAGGCACCGGCTTCTACATCACCGATTATCGCAGCGAGAAATACAAGGAAGCCGCCAAGAAAGATATTGCTCCTGCCGCTGCGCCTGCCGCCGATAGTAAGCCGTCGGGCGAGAGCAAACCGGCGAAAACAGAAAGCAAACCCGAAAGCAAAGTCGCTAAGACGTCGTCCGCCAAGAAAACCTGA
- a CDS encoding prepilin-type N-terminal cleavage/methylation domain-containing protein, which translates to MNRKRAFTLIELLVVIAIIAILAALLLPALSRAKAKANGTACLNNLKQWGLATHLFANENDDFLPQDGSPNGTSVNDGWYNDLPKTIGLPTYKEMPWRTNAAIDPGKSLWICAANLRRSNGNNLFHYCLNEHVNLSGSGNQVKLSSLHHPTRLVWLFDNGKLAAVAQQNNVHTNLHSQGAQFTFLDGHSGRLNNKEYWDFAGNKGRTNNPSLIWIPE; encoded by the coding sequence GTGAATCGGAAGCGCGCCTTTACGTTGATCGAGTTACTGGTGGTGATTGCCATCATCGCCATTCTGGCGGCGTTGCTTTTGCCGGCACTCAGCCGCGCCAAAGCAAAGGCCAACGGCACCGCCTGTTTGAACAATTTGAAACAATGGGGATTGGCGACTCATCTGTTCGCCAATGAAAATGACGACTTTCTTCCGCAAGATGGTTCGCCCAACGGCACCTCGGTCAACGATGGGTGGTATAACGATTTGCCAAAGACCATCGGCTTGCCAACGTACAAGGAAATGCCCTGGCGCACCAACGCCGCCATCGATCCCGGCAAATCCCTCTGGATTTGTGCCGCGAATCTGCGACGCAGCAATGGGAACAATCTTTTTCATTATTGCCTCAACGAACACGTGAACCTCTCCGGGAGTGGCAACCAGGTGAAACTCTCGTCACTCCACCATCCGACGCGACTGGTCTGGCTGTTTGACAACGGCAAACTGGCGGCGGTGGCCCAGCAGAACAACGTGCATACCAACCTGCACAGTCAAGGCGCGCAATTCACGTTTCTCGACGGCCATTCCGGCCGGCTCAACAATAAAGAGTACTGGGATTTTGCCGGCAACAAGGGCCGCACGAACAATCCCAGCCTGATTTGGATTCCGGAATGA
- the nth gene encoding endonuclease III, translated as MARESNQAKVVRVRKILVALQKTYPDAHCELNYSNPLELLIATILSAQCTDKRVNLVTADLFKKYRSAKDFANADPAGLEQDIKTTGFFRNKAKNIRTCCRKLIEFHQGEVPRTMEELTHLDGVGRKTANVVLGNAFNINLGIVVDTHVARLSARLGLTREKTPEKIELELMKLVPQMQWTLFSHWLIWHGRRRCFARNPDCPNCEVARLCPSAGKV; from the coding sequence ATGGCACGTGAGTCAAATCAAGCCAAAGTTGTGCGCGTTCGGAAAATCCTCGTCGCATTACAAAAGACTTACCCCGACGCGCACTGCGAGTTGAATTACTCGAATCCTTTGGAATTGCTCATCGCAACAATTCTCTCCGCGCAGTGCACAGATAAACGCGTCAACCTCGTGACCGCTGACTTGTTCAAGAAGTATCGGTCGGCAAAAGATTTTGCCAACGCCGACCCCGCTGGATTGGAGCAGGACATCAAGACCACCGGTTTTTTTCGGAACAAAGCGAAGAACATTCGAACCTGTTGCCGCAAACTCATCGAGTTTCATCAAGGCGAAGTGCCGCGCACGATGGAGGAGTTGACGCATCTCGATGGTGTGGGGCGCAAGACGGCGAACGTCGTCCTTGGCAATGCATTCAACATAAACCTCGGCATCGTCGTGGACACGCATGTTGCACGATTGTCCGCGCGACTCGGTTTGACGAGGGAAAAGACACCGGAGAAAATCGAGCTGGAGTTGATGAAACTCGTGCCGCAGATGCAATGGACGCTGTTCAGCCATTGGCTCATCTGGCACGGGCGTCGGCGGTGTTTTGCGCGCAATCCCGATTGTCCGAATTGTGAAGTTGCCCGGCTGTGTCCTTCGGCTGGGAAAGTTTGA
- a CDS encoding LON peptidase substrate-binding domain-containing protein, translating to MKLPHEVPVMTLPNATLFPQALIPLYIFEPRYRQMLADSLHSHRMFTVAMQKPGRTRETPSAVAGLGLIRVSVGHKDGSSHVILQGITRVELAETVRYKPYRIQRIRPLLSAATDNVAVDALMAKVRELLEERMRLGLPFPFPVISQSKTTKKFADHPAPANFSFKDVLDYLDKLTDPEQAADLISCAVLAGPVERQTILETADLRERLKHLIHFLLAEIRDQGKDNIA from the coding sequence ATGAAGTTGCCGCACGAGGTGCCGGTGATGACCCTGCCCAACGCCACGTTGTTCCCGCAGGCGCTCATTCCGCTCTACATTTTCGAGCCGCGTTACCGCCAGATGCTGGCGGATTCGCTCCATTCGCACCGGATGTTCACGGTGGCGATGCAAAAACCGGGGCGCACCCGCGAAACGCCCTCCGCGGTGGCGGGGTTGGGTCTGATCCGCGTCTCGGTAGGACACAAGGACGGCAGCTCGCATGTAATTCTGCAAGGGATTACGCGCGTGGAATTGGCGGAGACGGTGCGCTACAAGCCCTATCGAATCCAGCGCATCCGGCCGTTGCTGTCCGCCGCCACCGACAACGTGGCGGTGGATGCGTTGATGGCCAAAGTCCGTGAATTGCTGGAGGAGCGAATGCGGCTGGGTTTGCCTTTTCCTTTTCCAGTGATCTCGCAGTCCAAGACGACCAAAAAGTTCGCCGATCACCCGGCCCCGGCGAATTTTTCGTTCAAGGACGTGCTCGACTACCTGGATAAATTGACGGATCCGGAGCAGGCTGCTGATTTGATTTCCTGCGCCGTCCTGGCCGGCCCGGTGGAACGGCAAACCATTCTGGAAACCGCCGATCTGCGGGAACGCCTCAAACATTTGATTCACTTCCTGCTGGCGGAAATTCGCGACCAGGGAAAGGACAACATCGCATGA